The Clostridium beijerinckii genomic sequence AAAAATCTTAGTGATGCCAGTTGCCTAAGCAACTAGAATTATATACTATAGTGAAAAGCATATTGCAGTATGTTTTTCACTATTTTCATTTTTATACTATTTCCTTACACTATATGCAAGTTTTACTGAATAAATCATAGATTTAGAATCTTACTTATATTATATCAATTTTCACTAAAAAATAAACACATATTTTTATTAAAAACTACATCTGTAAAATATTCTTTATATTATTATATCTCCTAAAGTTATTAGTCTTACTCAGTTATTTCTATTCTATTCCCATCTGGATCCAAAATACAACTTTCATAATATCCATCTCCAGTATAACGAGGTTCACTTACTACCTCATAACCTGCATTCCTTAATGACTCAGTAAGATTATTAACTTTTTCAACACTGCCTACAGAAATGGCAATATGAATTAACCCAATATATTGATTAATAGTATCATTTAAATTTGAAGGAATTGTTGGCATCTGCATAACTTCGAGTCTTGCTCCTGAATCGAAGTTAATAAAATATGATTCAAATTGTTTTTTATGATTAATATATTTATCTCCAGCAACTCCTTCAAAATAAGTAATATAAAAGTCTCTTAATTTTTCTATATCCCTAGTCCATATAGCTACATGTTCTATTTTCATACTTGCACTTCCTTTATTATTAACTTAAAATTTCTACGCTGATCCATTAAATACAATTAAACGTTGTAATCATCAACATCAAACTCATTGTTTTTATAATAATATTTGCGGTCTTCTTCTGTAATCTCGCGTACAACCTTACATGGATTTCCTACTGCTATCACATTATCTGGAATGTCTTTAGTCACTACACTTCCAGAACCAATTACAACATTATTTCCAATTTTAATACCTGGATTTATTACAACACTTCCCCCTACCCACACATTATCACCAATTATAACGTCAATTCCATACTCATAACCTGAATTTCTTGACTCTGGATGAATTGGATGCCCAGCAGTATAAATTGATACATTAGGTGCAAACAAAACATTCTTACCTATTATTACCTTTCCTACATCTAATATCGTGCAGTTATAATTAGCAAAAAAGTTATTGCCTACTTCAATATTTTTACCATAATCGCAGTGAAATGGCTGCTCTATACAAACTTTATCACCAGTCTTACCTAAAATATCTTTAATAAGTTCCTCCATTCTATTCATTTCATCTGGACGAAGTAAATTATATTCATGTATTTTTAGCTTATTCTCCATTCTTTCTTCACCAAGTCCATCTAACCAAGCTTTATATGGTAATCCTGCTAGCATTCTTTCCTTTTGATTCATCTTTCTATTCCCCTTTTCTTTATCTATATAATTATTTTATTAATATCTAACATCAGCAAAACTTTATTAGTATAAAATGCTTATCTTTCACACTCCAAATAGATTGTCTAAAAATTCACCTTACATTATTTATTAAAACATTTACAATTACTTATATATAATAATTAAGCTTCAAAATTGTGGTTCTAATTGAGTTGTCAGCTTATCAAAGCTTTAAATATAAACTTATTATTGCAATATATATGCTACCTTATAAGAATATTTTTTTATTCTTCACCTTGAGGTACTTTGTATTTAAATATAGCAATTAATATTAAAGAAACACTATAAACAACTGTAAATGCCAATGAAAATGCTATTCCACTTCTCATTGTTGCTGAATATATCATTCCTGCAATAACTCCTGCAATGCCTTGTACAAAGCTAATAAATGATATTCCTTCTGCAATTAGTTTATCATCTAAATGCCTCTATGCAAATGCGAATGGAACAACTTGATGTATTCCAACTCCAATACCAATTATTGCAGTGGATAGTATAATCACAAGGTAACTTGATATAAACAAGGTTAATACATAAATAAGTGTTCCTATTAAAGTAGCGCCTGACATCAATATAAAAATCGTCTTTGTACAACCTTTCTTTGAAATATATATGCCAGAGGCACTTGATAATATCATAACAAAAATATTACAAGGCGCAAGGACAACAGCACTAATGGTAGTGTTTGCTCCTAATACTGTCTGTGCATAAAGTGGTATGTAATTACCACTACATGAAATGCATGTAGCTATAAAAGTAATTAAAATAATTGTTAGATATCCCTTTTGTTTTAGTAATTTTACAATAAATAATTCTTCTTTATTGATTCTATTTATATGAAGATTTTCTCCTTTATCATATTCCTTTATGCTGCTTTTTATAATGATTCCATTTTTTGTTTTACTTCTTGGCATAAAAAATCCCACAAATATCATTCCAATTATAAATAAAGGAAACAGTATAGCAAGGGATATTCTCCAACTCCATCGCTCTGTAAATATTCCACAAAGTACTGGACCCAAAATGAGCGTCAATGAATAAACTGTCTGCATAATTCCAATCCTAACTGGATACTCTTCTTCAGAT encodes the following:
- a CDS encoding VOC family protein; the encoded protein is MKIEHVAIWTRDIEKLRDFYITYFEGVAGDKYINHKKQFESYFINFDSGARLEVMQMPTIPSNLNDTINQYIGLIHIAISVGSVEKVNNLTESLRNAGYEVVSEPRYTGDGYYESCILDPDGNRIEITE
- a CDS encoding sugar O-acetyltransferase, which translates into the protein MNQKERMLAGLPYKAWLDGLGEERMENKLKIHEYNLLRPDEMNRMEELIKDILGKTGDKVCIEQPFHCDYGKNIEVGNNFFANYNCTILDVGKVIIGKNVLFAPNVSIYTAGHPIHPESRNSGYEYGIDVIIGDNVWVGGSVVINPGIKIGNNVVIGSGSVVTKDIPDNVIAVGNPCKVVREITEEDRKYYYKNNEFDVDDYNV
- a CDS encoding MFS transporter, which produces MKAKRLNLDKANIVFIGLVIINICASYLVGSTGIYAATAFREYGRIDLFNAMFVIEPLARSISLLISGRAGEYFGRKQLYIWSVGAFALSVGISAAASSGTVFLIARGASGFFWGLFFANVFTMINDIVSEEEYPVRIGIMQTVYSLTLILGPVLCGIFTERWSWRISLAILFPLFIIGMIFVGFFMPRSKTKNGIIIKSSIKEYDKGENLHINRINKEELFIVKLLKQKGYLTIILITFIATCISCSGNYIPLYAQTVLGANTTISAVVLAPCNIFVMILSSASGIYISKKGCTKTIFILMSGATLIGTLIYVLTLFISSYLVIILSTAIIGIGVGIHQVVPFAFA